From the genome of Polyodon spathula isolate WHYD16114869_AA chromosome 14, ASM1765450v1, whole genome shotgun sequence, one region includes:
- the LOC121326976 gene encoding zinc finger protein 644-like isoform X1 — protein MYILFTFFPKGKGEVSDENKKHFFCQWTEQTVRMADLKENAGANEETNYDCVSDRPNAKPTSLKSQASSRKNNTSSLPEQLSGDSYEKALNGAQPSLFVHSGVPAVSIEDLTLPKGTVVNGPVSHSTSDKLCVLKKGSVSLSAAQPSEQPAKVSSPQVSQRVHELKVPTPQAAQKTTQQPLMFFVPNIVPVQTLSGANIQLPSVAATESEVEKTSGDEEKAEERPISETKKSEEIKIRNTRKVEYAVVSSESSSDEFDSDHDLNWDPQKEFMQFLLDGNDQDLEEVDVAPQPTGERRRKRKMDIIEMEDLSENDYSDVHYPSKKSKVVDVFKYEPSSANHVSINKVHTYKKKPAVQTSVDSRTNFPCETVEAIKQFIFSSPAKKWHDGNNTVKTDKFPFVGNKFSKKKTAPSPVLGAEQEPSFYPCTKCNVNFKEKKHLHRHMMYHLDGSTQFRHVDVPRPFICKECGRSFRDRNSLLKHMVIHQERREKLMEEIKGLKELQDEGRNARLQCPQCVFGTNCPKTFVQHAKTHQKDKRYYCCEECNFMAVTEHELECHQVDAHAATVKPTYIIIQSPQTKGEKNVTAKYDLHSSLKKSTTYTCKICPFNTSRENVLKKHVEYVHQQQNCETSRAAIEQQKSVSEFKKAGTYRLQTSPKYGLETHIFRKVPEKPSSSGSFSGLLRKNLNRQKARKGAINSLAAKLSQSNSKSSYLQGTDKQNKLFVHQQAGESDVTTGCLYRDAEENYSEREPQYSNLFPLNHKKRNSKPSYAKLLVSNEEESSSFLPGFDSDQSVGENKDLVSRNLKERSYVGGDVLNSDDQYPDALQKKTAVVLQKLNLRVKEESDDYYYDDPAEDSFEDTYDFSDYTSEATANFLDCSENEQNPYARNYFIRRQRSPVKGDRSLDNRSVSNAHENDSETIHMFKVKEECIETEVCSETQESGLVPHNGSFSDLDLTPLSVESKSCPYCPAVFESGVGLSNHVRGHLHRVGLNYNARHAVSPEQVASQDRKPRIRRKIGTIRRIKKAEKSESQTEHTCPLCGGWFDTKTGLSNHIRGHLRRIGHPKQSASKSPVCILNEIMQDKEEYKNIVKILNKKQFLSRPYVSQKFATSDGLFLSPTGIPVKIQHANQETKPWGISASQHEEQSLENKPNEAKQVKSSPSSSLIELLKKKMEEERDMNQNLSHTARKRLSGSPSKENVVAHHHPLKVDLNWQPEKGELNKKICVHCNTTFPSAVSLSNHVRAYARRKRAALLDGTTYDCKQRKPRSRPGTKKKMYPLPHTADETYRLTCRFCDLVFQGPLSVQEDWIKHLQRHIMNASVPRTGAGMVEVALPPKEVSSVPEHAAPLLVPQTAL, from the exons aacaaACTGTAAGAATGGCTGATTTGAAGGAGAATGCAGGTGCTAATGAGGAGACCAATTATGACTGTGTTAGTGACCGTCCGAATGCAAAACCAACATCATTAAAGAGTCAGGCATCATCAAGGAAGAACAATACTTCAAGTCTGCCTGAACAGCTGTCTGGGGACAGTTATGAAAAAGCCTTAAATGGAGCCCAGCCATCTCTATTTGTACATAGTGGTGTTCCTGCTGTTTCTATTGAAGACCTCACCTTGCCTAAAGGAACTGTTGTTAATGGACCTGTTTCACACTCCACCTCGGATAAGCTTTGTGTCCTGAAGAAAGGCAGTGTTTCATTAAGTGCTGCCCAACCCTCAGAGCAGCCTGCTAAAGTTTCAAGCCCTCAGGTTTCACAGAGAGTTCATGAGCTTAAGGTTCCTACTCCGCAAGCAGCtcagaaaacaacacagcagccaTTGATGTTTTTTGTCCCCAACATAGTGCCTGTTCAAACTCTGAGTGGTGCCAACATACAACTACCTAGTGTAGCTGCCACCGAGTCTGAGGTGGAAAAGACAAGTGGAGATGAggaaaaagcagaggaaagacCCATCAGTGAAACAAAGAAAAGTGAAGAGATTAAAATAAGGAATACCAGAAAAGTGGAATATGCAGTGGTTTCTTCAGAAAGCTCCTCGGATGAATTTGACAGTGACCATGACCTCAACTGGGATCCTCAGAAAGAGTTTATGCAGTTCCTGTTGGATGGTAACGATCAAGATTTGGAGGAGGTAGATGTAGCCCCCCAACCTACAGGTGAAAGGAGACGAAAGCGCAAGATGGATATAATCGAGATGGAAGACCTTTCTGAAAATGACTATTCTGATGTACATTATCCATCCAAAAAATCGAAAGTGGTGGATGTTTTCAAATACGAGCCAAGTTCTGCCAACCATGTTTCGATTAACAAAGTACACACCTATAAAAAAAAGCCTGCAGTGCAAACATCCGTGGATTCTCGAACAAACTTCCCCTGTGAGACAGTGGAGGCGATCAAGCAGTTTATTTTCAGCTCGCCAGCAAAGAAATGGCATGATGGAAATAACACTGTTAAGACTGACAAGTTTCCTTTTGTGGGAAACAAGTTTTCAAAGAAAAAGACTGCGCCATCACCAGTCTTAGGTGCTGAACAAGAACCGTCGTTTTACCCGTGCACAAAATGCAATGTTAACTTTAAGGAGAAGAAGCACTTGCACAGACACATGATGTACCATTTAGATGGGAGCACCCAGTTTCGGCACGTGGATGTTCCAAGGCCCTTTATATGCAAAGAATGTGGACGCTCTTTTCGTGATCGCAACTCTCTACTGAAACACATGGTTATCCatcaggagaggagagagaagttGATGGAGGAAATCAAAGGTCTAAAAGAACTGCAGGATGAAGGCAGGAATGCAAGATTGCAGTGCCCACAGTGTGTATTTGGAACCAATTGCCCCAAAACATTTGTTCAGCACGCTAAAACACATCAAAAAGATAAAAGGTACTACTGCTGTGAGGAGTGTAACTTCATGGCAGTAACCGAACATGAACTGGAGTGCCACCAAGTTGATGCCCATGCTGCTACAGTGAAGCCCACGTACATAATTATACAAAGTCCGCAGACCAAAGGTGAGAAAAATGTAACTGCGAAGTACGATTTGCACAGTTCTCTTAAAAAATCAACAACGTACACTTGTAAAATATGCCCTTTCAACACATCAAGAGAAAATGTCCTTAAAAAACATGTTGAGTATGTACATCAGCAGCAAAACTGTGAAACGTCTAGAGCTGCCATTGAGCAGCAGAAATCTGTAAGTGAATTCAAGAAAGCAGGTACCTACAGACTGCAGACGAGTCCGAAGTACGGTTTGGAGACACACATTTTCAGAAAGGTGCCCGAAAAGCCATCTTCGTCTGGTAGTTTTTCAGGACTCCTTAGAAAGAATTTAAATAGACAGAAAGCAAGGAAAGGGGCAATCAACTCATTGGCAGCTAAATTGAGTCAAAGCAATTCTAAATCATCTTATTTACAAGGGACTGACAAGCAAAACAAGCTATTCGTCCATCAGCAAGCTGGAGAAAGTGATGTGACAACAGGGTGTCTTTACAGAGATGCAGAAGAAAACTACAGTGAGAGAGAGCCACAATATTCAAACTTGTTTCCATTAAACCATAAAAAGCGAAATTCTAAGCCGAGCTACGCTAAGCTGCTTGTTTCAAATGAAGAAGAATCCAGTAGTTTCTTACCCGGTTTTGATTCTGATCAGAGCGTAGGGGAAAATAAGGACTTGGTCAGCaggaatttaaaagaaagaagttATGTAGGAGGAGATGTTTTGAATTCTGATGATCAGTATCCAGATGCTCTTCAGAAAAAAACTGCTGTggttttacagaaattaaacctACGTGTGAAGGAGGAgagtgatgattattattatgatgatccAGCAGAAGACAGCTTTGAAGACACGTATGACTTCAGTGACTATACAAGTGAAGCTACAGCCAATTTTCTAGACTGCAGTGAAAATGAGCAAAACCCTTACGCTAGGAACTACTTTATCCGTAGGCAGCGGAGTCCAGTGAAAGGAGATCGGAGTTTGGATAACCGCTCCGTCAGTAATGCCCATGAGAACGATAGCGAAACAATACACATGTTTAAAGTGAAGGAGGAATGTATTGAAACAGAAGTTTGCTCAGAAACTCAAGAATCTGGTTTGGTGCCGCACAATGGTTCCTTTTCAGATTTGGATTTGACACCGTTATCTGTTGAGAGTAAATCCTGCCCTTACTGCCCTGCTGTTTTTGAGTCTGGTGTTGGCTTGTCCAATCACGTCCGAGGGCATCTTCACAGAGTGGGTCTGAACTATAACGCAAGGCATGCTGTTTCGCCTGAACAGGTAGCATCACAAGACAGAAAGCCACGCATCCGAAGAAAGATAGGCACTATAAGGCGAATTAAAAAAG cGGAGAAGTCTGAGTCACAAACTGAACACACATGTCCTTTATGTGGAGGATGGTTTGACACAAAGACTGGACTGTCCAATCATATCCGAGGTCATTTAAGAAGGATCGGTCATCCAAAACAAAGTGCGAGTAAATCCCCTGTATGTATTCTAAATGAGATTATGCAAGACAaagaagaatataaaaacatagtCAAGATTctgaacaaaaaacagtttttatcgAGACCATACGTTTCTCAAAAGTTTGCCACCAGTGACGGCCTGTTCCTGTCACCCACTGGAATACCAGTTAAAATTCAGCACGCCAATCAGGAAACAAAACCATGGGGTATATCTGCATCTCAGCATGAAGAGCAGAGTCTGGAAAACAAACCGAATGAGGCAAAACAAGTCAAAAGCTCTCCTTCAAGTTCACTAATTGAGCTTCTGAAGAAGAAAATGGAAGAGGAAAGGGACATGAACCAGAACCTCTCCCACACAGCGAGAAAGCGACTCTCTGGGTCTCCTTCCAAAGAGAATGTTGTAGCCCATCATCATCCACTGAAGGTGGATCTAAACTGGCAACCAG aaaaaggTGAACTTAATAAGAAAATCTGTGTGCATTGCAACACAACGTTTCCTAGTGCAGTTAGTCTGTCAAACCACGTGCGAGCTTATGCACGGAGGAAAAGAGCCGCACTTCTGGATGGAACAA CTTATGACTGCAAACAGAGGAAGCCCAGATCGAGGCCTGGAACAAAGAAAAAGATGTATCCATTACCTCACACAGCTGATGAAACATACAGACTAACTTGCAG GTTCTGTGACCTAGTCTTCCAAGGTCCGCTGTCTGTCCAGGAGGATTGGATCAAACACTTACAACGGCACATAATGAACGCAAGTGTCCCACGAACTGGTGCTGGCATGGTGGAGGTGGCATTGCCACCCAAAGAGGTGTCTTCAGTACCCGAACATGCAGCTCCTTTACTGGTGCCACAGACAGCCTTGTGA
- the LOC121326976 gene encoding zinc finger protein 644-like isoform X2 — MYILFTFFPKGKEQTVRMADLKENAGANEETNYDCVSDRPNAKPTSLKSQASSRKNNTSSLPEQLSGDSYEKALNGAQPSLFVHSGVPAVSIEDLTLPKGTVVNGPVSHSTSDKLCVLKKGSVSLSAAQPSEQPAKVSSPQVSQRVHELKVPTPQAAQKTTQQPLMFFVPNIVPVQTLSGANIQLPSVAATESEVEKTSGDEEKAEERPISETKKSEEIKIRNTRKVEYAVVSSESSSDEFDSDHDLNWDPQKEFMQFLLDGNDQDLEEVDVAPQPTGERRRKRKMDIIEMEDLSENDYSDVHYPSKKSKVVDVFKYEPSSANHVSINKVHTYKKKPAVQTSVDSRTNFPCETVEAIKQFIFSSPAKKWHDGNNTVKTDKFPFVGNKFSKKKTAPSPVLGAEQEPSFYPCTKCNVNFKEKKHLHRHMMYHLDGSTQFRHVDVPRPFICKECGRSFRDRNSLLKHMVIHQERREKLMEEIKGLKELQDEGRNARLQCPQCVFGTNCPKTFVQHAKTHQKDKRYYCCEECNFMAVTEHELECHQVDAHAATVKPTYIIIQSPQTKGEKNVTAKYDLHSSLKKSTTYTCKICPFNTSRENVLKKHVEYVHQQQNCETSRAAIEQQKSVSEFKKAGTYRLQTSPKYGLETHIFRKVPEKPSSSGSFSGLLRKNLNRQKARKGAINSLAAKLSQSNSKSSYLQGTDKQNKLFVHQQAGESDVTTGCLYRDAEENYSEREPQYSNLFPLNHKKRNSKPSYAKLLVSNEEESSSFLPGFDSDQSVGENKDLVSRNLKERSYVGGDVLNSDDQYPDALQKKTAVVLQKLNLRVKEESDDYYYDDPAEDSFEDTYDFSDYTSEATANFLDCSENEQNPYARNYFIRRQRSPVKGDRSLDNRSVSNAHENDSETIHMFKVKEECIETEVCSETQESGLVPHNGSFSDLDLTPLSVESKSCPYCPAVFESGVGLSNHVRGHLHRVGLNYNARHAVSPEQVASQDRKPRIRRKIGTIRRIKKAEKSESQTEHTCPLCGGWFDTKTGLSNHIRGHLRRIGHPKQSASKSPVCILNEIMQDKEEYKNIVKILNKKQFLSRPYVSQKFATSDGLFLSPTGIPVKIQHANQETKPWGISASQHEEQSLENKPNEAKQVKSSPSSSLIELLKKKMEEERDMNQNLSHTARKRLSGSPSKENVVAHHHPLKVDLNWQPEKGELNKKICVHCNTTFPSAVSLSNHVRAYARRKRAALLDGTTYDCKQRKPRSRPGTKKKMYPLPHTADETYRLTCRFCDLVFQGPLSVQEDWIKHLQRHIMNASVPRTGAGMVEVALPPKEVSSVPEHAAPLLVPQTAL, encoded by the exons aacaaACTGTAAGAATGGCTGATTTGAAGGAGAATGCAGGTGCTAATGAGGAGACCAATTATGACTGTGTTAGTGACCGTCCGAATGCAAAACCAACATCATTAAAGAGTCAGGCATCATCAAGGAAGAACAATACTTCAAGTCTGCCTGAACAGCTGTCTGGGGACAGTTATGAAAAAGCCTTAAATGGAGCCCAGCCATCTCTATTTGTACATAGTGGTGTTCCTGCTGTTTCTATTGAAGACCTCACCTTGCCTAAAGGAACTGTTGTTAATGGACCTGTTTCACACTCCACCTCGGATAAGCTTTGTGTCCTGAAGAAAGGCAGTGTTTCATTAAGTGCTGCCCAACCCTCAGAGCAGCCTGCTAAAGTTTCAAGCCCTCAGGTTTCACAGAGAGTTCATGAGCTTAAGGTTCCTACTCCGCAAGCAGCtcagaaaacaacacagcagccaTTGATGTTTTTTGTCCCCAACATAGTGCCTGTTCAAACTCTGAGTGGTGCCAACATACAACTACCTAGTGTAGCTGCCACCGAGTCTGAGGTGGAAAAGACAAGTGGAGATGAggaaaaagcagaggaaagacCCATCAGTGAAACAAAGAAAAGTGAAGAGATTAAAATAAGGAATACCAGAAAAGTGGAATATGCAGTGGTTTCTTCAGAAAGCTCCTCGGATGAATTTGACAGTGACCATGACCTCAACTGGGATCCTCAGAAAGAGTTTATGCAGTTCCTGTTGGATGGTAACGATCAAGATTTGGAGGAGGTAGATGTAGCCCCCCAACCTACAGGTGAAAGGAGACGAAAGCGCAAGATGGATATAATCGAGATGGAAGACCTTTCTGAAAATGACTATTCTGATGTACATTATCCATCCAAAAAATCGAAAGTGGTGGATGTTTTCAAATACGAGCCAAGTTCTGCCAACCATGTTTCGATTAACAAAGTACACACCTATAAAAAAAAGCCTGCAGTGCAAACATCCGTGGATTCTCGAACAAACTTCCCCTGTGAGACAGTGGAGGCGATCAAGCAGTTTATTTTCAGCTCGCCAGCAAAGAAATGGCATGATGGAAATAACACTGTTAAGACTGACAAGTTTCCTTTTGTGGGAAACAAGTTTTCAAAGAAAAAGACTGCGCCATCACCAGTCTTAGGTGCTGAACAAGAACCGTCGTTTTACCCGTGCACAAAATGCAATGTTAACTTTAAGGAGAAGAAGCACTTGCACAGACACATGATGTACCATTTAGATGGGAGCACCCAGTTTCGGCACGTGGATGTTCCAAGGCCCTTTATATGCAAAGAATGTGGACGCTCTTTTCGTGATCGCAACTCTCTACTGAAACACATGGTTATCCatcaggagaggagagagaagttGATGGAGGAAATCAAAGGTCTAAAAGAACTGCAGGATGAAGGCAGGAATGCAAGATTGCAGTGCCCACAGTGTGTATTTGGAACCAATTGCCCCAAAACATTTGTTCAGCACGCTAAAACACATCAAAAAGATAAAAGGTACTACTGCTGTGAGGAGTGTAACTTCATGGCAGTAACCGAACATGAACTGGAGTGCCACCAAGTTGATGCCCATGCTGCTACAGTGAAGCCCACGTACATAATTATACAAAGTCCGCAGACCAAAGGTGAGAAAAATGTAACTGCGAAGTACGATTTGCACAGTTCTCTTAAAAAATCAACAACGTACACTTGTAAAATATGCCCTTTCAACACATCAAGAGAAAATGTCCTTAAAAAACATGTTGAGTATGTACATCAGCAGCAAAACTGTGAAACGTCTAGAGCTGCCATTGAGCAGCAGAAATCTGTAAGTGAATTCAAGAAAGCAGGTACCTACAGACTGCAGACGAGTCCGAAGTACGGTTTGGAGACACACATTTTCAGAAAGGTGCCCGAAAAGCCATCTTCGTCTGGTAGTTTTTCAGGACTCCTTAGAAAGAATTTAAATAGACAGAAAGCAAGGAAAGGGGCAATCAACTCATTGGCAGCTAAATTGAGTCAAAGCAATTCTAAATCATCTTATTTACAAGGGACTGACAAGCAAAACAAGCTATTCGTCCATCAGCAAGCTGGAGAAAGTGATGTGACAACAGGGTGTCTTTACAGAGATGCAGAAGAAAACTACAGTGAGAGAGAGCCACAATATTCAAACTTGTTTCCATTAAACCATAAAAAGCGAAATTCTAAGCCGAGCTACGCTAAGCTGCTTGTTTCAAATGAAGAAGAATCCAGTAGTTTCTTACCCGGTTTTGATTCTGATCAGAGCGTAGGGGAAAATAAGGACTTGGTCAGCaggaatttaaaagaaagaagttATGTAGGAGGAGATGTTTTGAATTCTGATGATCAGTATCCAGATGCTCTTCAGAAAAAAACTGCTGTggttttacagaaattaaacctACGTGTGAAGGAGGAgagtgatgattattattatgatgatccAGCAGAAGACAGCTTTGAAGACACGTATGACTTCAGTGACTATACAAGTGAAGCTACAGCCAATTTTCTAGACTGCAGTGAAAATGAGCAAAACCCTTACGCTAGGAACTACTTTATCCGTAGGCAGCGGAGTCCAGTGAAAGGAGATCGGAGTTTGGATAACCGCTCCGTCAGTAATGCCCATGAGAACGATAGCGAAACAATACACATGTTTAAAGTGAAGGAGGAATGTATTGAAACAGAAGTTTGCTCAGAAACTCAAGAATCTGGTTTGGTGCCGCACAATGGTTCCTTTTCAGATTTGGATTTGACACCGTTATCTGTTGAGAGTAAATCCTGCCCTTACTGCCCTGCTGTTTTTGAGTCTGGTGTTGGCTTGTCCAATCACGTCCGAGGGCATCTTCACAGAGTGGGTCTGAACTATAACGCAAGGCATGCTGTTTCGCCTGAACAGGTAGCATCACAAGACAGAAAGCCACGCATCCGAAGAAAGATAGGCACTATAAGGCGAATTAAAAAAG cGGAGAAGTCTGAGTCACAAACTGAACACACATGTCCTTTATGTGGAGGATGGTTTGACACAAAGACTGGACTGTCCAATCATATCCGAGGTCATTTAAGAAGGATCGGTCATCCAAAACAAAGTGCGAGTAAATCCCCTGTATGTATTCTAAATGAGATTATGCAAGACAaagaagaatataaaaacatagtCAAGATTctgaacaaaaaacagtttttatcgAGACCATACGTTTCTCAAAAGTTTGCCACCAGTGACGGCCTGTTCCTGTCACCCACTGGAATACCAGTTAAAATTCAGCACGCCAATCAGGAAACAAAACCATGGGGTATATCTGCATCTCAGCATGAAGAGCAGAGTCTGGAAAACAAACCGAATGAGGCAAAACAAGTCAAAAGCTCTCCTTCAAGTTCACTAATTGAGCTTCTGAAGAAGAAAATGGAAGAGGAAAGGGACATGAACCAGAACCTCTCCCACACAGCGAGAAAGCGACTCTCTGGGTCTCCTTCCAAAGAGAATGTTGTAGCCCATCATCATCCACTGAAGGTGGATCTAAACTGGCAACCAG aaaaaggTGAACTTAATAAGAAAATCTGTGTGCATTGCAACACAACGTTTCCTAGTGCAGTTAGTCTGTCAAACCACGTGCGAGCTTATGCACGGAGGAAAAGAGCCGCACTTCTGGATGGAACAA CTTATGACTGCAAACAGAGGAAGCCCAGATCGAGGCCTGGAACAAAGAAAAAGATGTATCCATTACCTCACACAGCTGATGAAACATACAGACTAACTTGCAG GTTCTGTGACCTAGTCTTCCAAGGTCCGCTGTCTGTCCAGGAGGATTGGATCAAACACTTACAACGGCACATAATGAACGCAAGTGTCCCACGAACTGGTGCTGGCATGGTGGAGGTGGCATTGCCACCCAAAGAGGTGTCTTCAGTACCCGAACATGCAGCTCCTTTACTGGTGCCACAGACAGCCTTGTGA